The following are from one region of the Bacillota bacterium genome:
- the rbfA gene encoding 30S ribosome-binding factor RbfA, with protein sequence MPTYRADRLRDTIREEISSMLRKDLKDPRVGFATITDVEVSRDLRHVRVYVSILGDEQSRAQTMQALESARGFIRTEIGRRIRLRHTPDFTFEYDQSIERGSRVLALISEIQKGEGRDGTT encoded by the coding sequence ATGCCTACCTACCGGGCTGACAGGCTCCGGGATACCATACGCGAAGAGATCTCCAGCATGCTGCGGAAAGACCTGAAAGACCCGAGAGTCGGGTTTGCAACCATCACCGATGTTGAAGTCAGCCGAGACCTCAGGCACGTGCGGGTGTATGTGAGCATACTCGGTGACGAGCAATCCAGGGCCCAGACGATGCAGGCGCTGGAGAGTGCGCGCGGGTTCATCCGGACTGAGATAGGGCGACGCATTCGCCTCAGACACACTCCGGACTTCACCTTCGAGTACGACCAGTCCATCGAGCGCGGGTCTCGTGTGCTCGCGCTCATCTCCGAAATCCAGAAAGGGGAAGGCAGGGACGGGACCACGTGA
- a CDS encoding DUF503 domain-containing protein: MVIGAMHCELMIDGSWSLKDKRRVVQSLIARTRSRHNVAIAEVGDQDVWNRALIGIVCVTNDSAHAYSMLEAVARALDQGPDAVLERYEIEIL, encoded by the coding sequence ATGGTTATCGGGGCGATGCACTGCGAACTGATGATCGACGGAAGCTGGTCGCTTAAGGACAAGCGGCGGGTGGTACAGAGTCTGATCGCCCGAACCCGGTCCCGGCACAATGTGGCCATTGCGGAGGTCGGGGACCAAGACGTCTGGAATCGAGCCCTGATCGGGATCGTGTGTGTGACCAACGATTCCGCGCACGCTTACAGCATGCTCGAGGCAGTGGCCAGGGCCCTGGATCAGGGCCCTGACGCCGTGCTTGAGCGGTATGAGATAGAGATTCTGTAG